The window GCACTCGTCTGCGGCTTCATCACTATCTTCATCTATCTGGTGGCGGTGTTCGCCCCGTTCCTGGCCCCGTACAGTTCGTCGTCCCATAACTCCGAGTACACGTACGCACCACCACAAATGCTGCAGCTGTTCGACGACGGCAGGCTCAGCCCGCACGTGCACGGATACAGCTTCGAGCAGGACCCAGACACGCTGGCGCTGACCTTCGAGGTCGACGAGACCCAGAAGGTCCCCGTCGGCTTCTTCGTCAAGGGCGACGAATACACCTTGCTGGGCGTGTTCACCTGGGACCGCCATCTGATCGGACCGAAAGACTATGACGGTCCCCCGATGTACCTGCTCGGCGCCGACTCCAACGGCCGCGACATGCTCTCGCGGATCATCCACGGCACCACTGTGTCCATGTCCATCGGGCTGGTCGGCGTCCTGCTGTCGCTGTTACTCGGCGTCGCCCTCGGCGGCATCTCCGGATACTTCGGCGGCAAGATCGACAACGCTATCCAGCGGCTGATCGAGTTCATCATCGCCATCCCCACCATCCCACTGTGGATGGCACTGTTCGCTGCGGTGCCGGCACACTGGGGCCCGGTCCAGCGCTACCTGGCGCTGACCGTGGTGATATCACTCGTCGGCTGGGTGGGGATGGCCCGCGAAGTGCGTGGCAAGTTCTTCGCGGTCAAGAGCGACGAGTACGTCACCGCGGCGATCGCCGACGGCGCCAGCCAGAGGCGCGTCATGTTCCGGCACATGCTGCCGTCGTTCACCAGCCACATCATCGCCAACCTATCCCTGTCGATCCCGACCATCATCCTGGCCGAAACCGCCTTGTCCTTCATCGGCCTGGGCCTGCAGACCCCCACGGTGAGCTGGGGCGTCTTGCTGCAAGAAGCGCAGAACATCCGGGCGGTGTCGACCGCGCCGTGGATCATGCTGCCCGGGGCAGCCGTGGTGATCACCGTGCTAGCCATGAACTTCTTCGGCGACGGGCTGCGTGACGCCGCCGACCCCTACAAGAACTGAATCCGGTGACGAAGGAGCAGGAGAGGCATATGAACCGTGAGCCGCTACTGCGGATCGACGAGTTGCAGACCCACTTCTTCACGCCGGAAGGGTTGGTCAAGGCCGTCGATGGAGTGAATCTGAGCGTGCCGGCGGCAAAGACCGTGTGTGTTGTCGGCGAATCCGGCTGCGGCAAGTCGATCACCGCCCGTTCCGTGCTGCGGCTCGTCGAGCGGCCTGGTGAGATCGTCGGAGGGTCGATCCATTGGCGCTCCAACGGTGCTGCTCCAGTGGACCTGACCAGTCTCGATCCCGATGGCCCGGAGATTCGGCGGATCCGTGGCGGCGAGATCGGCATGGTGTTCCAGGAACCGATGGCGTCGTTGTCGCCGATGTACACGATCGGGGCGCACCTGTCGGAGGCGCTGCGGCTACACCGGGACATGTCCAAGGAAGAAGCCCGCGAGGCGAGCATCGCACTGCTGCGCCGGGTGGGTATCCCACAACCGGAACGGCGGCTGGACAGCTATCCGTTCCAGCTGTCCGGCGGGATGTGCCAGCGGGTGATGATCGCTGTCGCCATCTCGTGCGAACCCGCCCTGCTCATCGCCGACGAGCCGACGACCGCCCTGGACGTCACCACCCAAGCCCGGATCCTCGACCTGCTCAAGGATCTCCAGGAGCAGAACGACATGGCGATGATGTTCATCACGCACGACCTGGGCGTCGTCGCCGAGATCGCCGACGAGGTGGTCGTGATGTACCTGGGGCGGGTGGCCGAACGGGGCACGGCGGAGCAGATCTTCGAGGATCCGAAGCACCCGTACACGCAGGCGTTGCTGCGTTCCATTCCCACCGTGCGCGGATCCGGGGAACGAGGGCGGCTCAACGCGATCCGCGGCA is drawn from Phytoactinopolyspora mesophila and contains these coding sequences:
- a CDS encoding ABC transporter permease gives rise to the protein MTQQLPPAEAGPVTGGGLPADVADEQELAVASQRKLVWWAFKRHRLALVCGFITIFIYLVAVFAPFLAPYSSSSHNSEYTYAPPQMLQLFDDGRLSPHVHGYSFEQDPDTLALTFEVDETQKVPVGFFVKGDEYTLLGVFTWDRHLIGPKDYDGPPMYLLGADSNGRDMLSRIIHGTTVSMSIGLVGVLLSLLLGVALGGISGYFGGKIDNAIQRLIEFIIAIPTIPLWMALFAAVPAHWGPVQRYLALTVVISLVGWVGMAREVRGKFFAVKSDEYVTAAIADGASQRRVMFRHMLPSFTSHIIANLSLSIPTIILAETALSFIGLGLQTPTVSWGVLLQEAQNIRAVSTAPWIMLPGAAVVITVLAMNFFGDGLRDAADPYKN